CATCTTAATAACTTCTTGCGGAGTTTTATGATGTTCTCTACTATGGATGACAATTGCTTCAAACATTGTACTTACTAATTTAGTGTACCATTTTTCAAGATCAACCTTTCTAtctgaatttttgaaaattttttctGCTGCTTTtgcaaaatgttcaaagttttcTACGTATGACAATATACCACATTTATTTCTGCGATTGACTTTCGTGTCACATAAAATTGATTGTAGTTgtgttttcataaatttatcgAAAGACCTTTTAACTTGAATTAAAGCAGAAGCAAATGTCATAGATAAAAAAGAACCAGTATCTTGCGCAGACATAACATGTTGAGACAAACGTACCAAAACATACATGCACCAACTATAAGAATGCCATCAAAAgttagcaaataaataaaattaatatgaaaataatataaaaaattcaaacgaaCTTACAAACTATCAATTTTGTCTAAGAaggcaataaaattatttaactcaGTTTCCAGTGATGGAAATATTGCTGCCATTGTTGCACGCACTTCTTCATTTACTTGTCTTTCTAGTTTTTTACTTGCTGTAGAGGTAACTGATCCAGGACTTGCAGCACCATTACTAACATTATCCGTCTCATCCAATTCACTGCTCTAATACATTCAAAAGAATGCTTAGTTCTTATACATTGCAATTAATCTGTAATAGTAAGCTTTACATACTTTCGATGGGGAGAGAACAGAATCCAGTTGtagaaatgaaatacaaaagGCTTGCTCTGCAAGACAAACTGGTTGCATTTGTGAAAGCATACAATCGAGTACTGAATCTAAAAGATTTCCATCTCCTACAGGTGCCCATACTTCACCGCTTAATAAACAAATAGGTGCTGGATTCAATAGATCTTCTGCCTTTTGTCCGCTAGATTTTGATGTATTCGCTTTAAAAAATAGCTTCATGAAAAAACGATACACATCGTTATTATAAACaaactaatattttaatataccttGGAGGCGTTTAGAAATAAGTTTATTTCTTGCTTCTTCAAAAAATCGCTTTAAAtctcttttatataatttactcATTGTATCTGTATAAACTTTAGTTAATTGTACAAACGCTTTATTGTCTAATGCtcttaataattgcattaaCTCAGTATATGGTTCAAGTTCGTAATGAACTGCTTGATGAGTTGGAAGAATTAAATCTGTTGTTGACATTGACATATCTCCGACATCGTTAccctataaaatatttaacatagaataatatagttactttcaattaatcaatattactcgttaaaatatatataccaaATGAATAAAAAGATTATTCAAATGTCTAGCcacaattatagaaaatttcgcCCTATGTTTATCGAGACGTCTTTTTTGTTCAGTCACTGCACTTAATTTATCAAGTCCTGGTGGTAATGGAGCTGTTGTGGCTTTTAAAAGAGCAGCACCTGCTTGACTAAGTTCTTCTTTTTCACCTGGTAGTTCAGCTTCGCTCAAAATACGCTGATGAGTAGGTGAAATATCCAATTGCGacttgtaaaaacaaaatttaaaactgtatataagtaaagtaatttatcgaatatgataatattatattatcaaatgttcaaactgtatatttacatatttaatttaaaaaataaagattaatacTATTATGTATCACTTACAATGACTGTATTTAACTGATCTAACAGAAGTCTTGCATTATTATTGGCTGTATGAATAGCTTGATTTTTTTGACCTACACGAGCCATAACTTCTCTAATTCTACCAAGTGCCTCATCGTAAGCTATAAGACGAGCTTCCACAATAGAAGCCTCAGTTATTGCTGCTTCAATACTATTCATCAATTGAGTTACTCGAGCTTCCGATGCCAAAACTGATTGCACATTTTCCTAAAttcgttaatattaaaaaatttagataaattttgtcaattataattattcttatatatattaGTAAATTACAATACCAAGTTTCATTTTATCttgtttgaataaaaaaatataagtttaccCCATCGAGAATAGAGAGATCTTTAGAAAGTGTTTCCATAAAAAGTTCTGCATTAGCAACTGCATGTTCACAATTCTCCATCATCTGTTTTAAATCAACAGCTTCTTTTTCAGTAATAGGTTGATAATCTGATGAAATAGGAGATGTAAGAAGttctaaaaatatcaaaatattaattatatattattatataaaaatattattatatactaaatatattaatactaagTATCAAACAAATATGATTTAAAACGTATATTTTCTTAAtacaattgaaatgaaataataaaaataattgtatatgaTATCTTcagaaactataatatttaccTGGGGTGAAAGTAATACTATCACTTTCTTTCAAAGAACTAGGATCTATAAGCCATTCTttaggaatatttttaaattgtggTCTTTGAGCTATGCTACAAGAATAAGTATACAAATTGCTCAAAAATGTTCTTCGTTCTTGAGCCGTTGTTACAGACCATTTATATACTTTGTCTATATGTAATTCTATATCCATCGAGTCATTTTTAACTCCATCCACAATTTGAATATCACCTAACGACCATGACTGTTTCTTTTTGAATATGTTTTTATCATTCTTCTTTACTTGATATAAAAGCAAAGACGGCGGTGTATCTGTCGTTGTGGTTAAACAGAGAAAgctcattttcttttttttatatgcCTTACTGACATAACACACgcttaacaatttttcatcaGCAGGAGTAAACACTTCCCTTTGTAACGTATGTCGTATTGCTgccataattttaaatatagttctattttcTATGCACAATTTAATTGGCAATATTTTATCCTTTTCATTGATTGCTTACTAACTTAAATACatctataaaaaagaaaacaaaattgatcatttttatataaactgtTAAAAAGCTATATAACCAAAATACCTTTATGATATAGTAGAGATGTTTAATCTTGACAGATTAATATACCCAAACTTTTGACACATGTTTTCATGTTCCACTTTCGACCATAAATTTAAGTAGGTGTATTCTAATTTTGGCttatgttaaattttgtttaaacaaaAAGCTCTTTGACAGTTCTGTCACATTGACATAATACATGTCACTAAAATTTGTACAAGTACATGTACGAAAAAGTCAAACGCATGATCATTACATCTTTCAACAACCAATAACAGTGTGAGTAAAAGCAGGCGGTCATACAAAGTAGACCAATTGGAAATAATCACTACTATGTCGAAACTAAATGTTTGAAGTGTAGTATGTTGTCTATACTGTTGATTATATTGTTGActatattattgaaaagttgATTGCACCACAGTACAGGAGTATAAACTTAGATAAATATACATAGTGAAAGGGTAAAAATGGTACTCAATCTCTTGCTCAAATTCCATCCATCACATGATTTAACTCACTTATAATTATAGCCAATAAAATACACGTATTCAATAACCAATCAAATTCATATTCATTTTACATGCCAACTACCCAACTTTAtaaggtatttatttatttcatggcATTTGAACAATCTATAACATGAGATTCTGTTAGTTAAATTTCAGCATCGCTTTAAGcagcaattaaaaattgtaaaaattacgACTTCACTTTCGTCTTcaagttattaacgattaaaatcTACCAATAACGACAAATTCATATAATACATCCCTATGTTCGTATTGACTTATCTCACGGGAACTATATTGCTAAATTATTAGaatgaatgtattttttttattttaattttttattgtcgTTCAAAATTATCCTTGAAATTTTCTCCCACCTGTTACCAAATAATCTTTGTatcaaaaaatgttattaaatgagTGATGTACACCCCATATTCCCTacatttatgtagtttaattcaAAAGTTTGTCGGTCCATTGACCCGTGTCttctaataattcaaatttagaCTAGAATAATTTATCAAGTAATATATACAAGAAATacaaacatacaatatataaaaatgcagAGGAGGAGTTTCTGTCATTTATAACTCAAGAGACCGTTGAGAGCAGCACTGTACTATTCTATTCAGTTTAAACAGCAATTGCGTCATGACAATGTCATAGAATTTTGCACAAAAGTATTGTGCAGAGCACATGTCGTTATttcagtattattaatattaaaattagtgACATTTGAACATTGTTTAAAAACTAAAGGTAAAGTTTTATCATTTATCCATATTTACCTCAAAGTCCCAATTTATCATAATATCATATGGAATGTATGTTGTTCATTTTTATCAATAACTCAAACAGTGATCagcgtaatttataattttgactTGTAACtcatatagaaattaaaattttacatagGAAAGTAtgcaaaaaattgtttaaaaaatgaagtattatGATGGTACAACGCTGAGTAATGcttttaaatattagttttacacctgtgtaattcaaaatatttttcattaaggtTAAATACTTCCGAATATCATTATCGTAACCTTGACCGATGCACGCGCGTACTATTTTAAAATCAATAGAATAGACAACGAATAGGACtaaaatatagatattagaaacacatatatgtgtataatccgtgaatataaattattataaagtacatattaataaatgaagataataaaatatctgtGATGTAATAAACATGTGCAAAATTAATCCccaatttattattactttattatgttttgtattttttgtaaaacagttagtttaaaatgaaatttttaatattatacaaaaagtataaaaatattatgcaaaAGTTTTGTAATGCTTAATAAACAATTgagtagaattaaaataatttttcttcattgaaaCAATACTTTACATGATATTCATAACCATAATTGTTTCTCCACTgtcatttctaaatttatataaaatcgtgTAGAATTATGAGATTATTAATGAAACATGAAGTTTTTagtttgttaaaataaaactaaaaatataaagtttttataaatttgaacatgttatattttataacagaAGTGTACATATACATttgattatgtaaattataataaggTTTCTAtgtgtttttattgtttaaatcttgcaatcagatattttatttttactttatagaTAAACAATGGATAATACATCACAATGGTTGACCGCAAAATCAATGGAGATCCCAGAGGAGGCCCTCCGGcaaacattagaaaataatcCAGAAACAACTATACAAGAGAAAATATATTCAACTGCAGTAAACAAACCTTTTCTTGTAGCAggtaatgaatttattaaataggtACGATAAtagacatttttatttgtacaatttttatgtaaataataatgtaataattgaatTCTTATGTATACAAAGTATATGTctgatatattataattgttcttgTTTTAGGATTAGTTGGATTTGTTGTTGTTGGTGGAATAGGTGCTTATAAATGGAAAACAAGAACAATACCACCTTCATTATTTCTTATACAACTTAGAGTAGCGGCTCAGGGCACTGTACTAGCATGTTTAGCTCTGGGAATGTTAGGACAAATGTATACaggatataaaacatatatggaaaataaaaacaaaaaatagaaatatataaataaatgttcctCTGGCCTTATATAGGATGGCTGGAGGTagattacaattatatattattagaaaaaaatatgcATATTTATGCATATTAACTAggcttgaaaaatttcaaagtctCTGTCAAATTACGTGATGGAGAAAtgcaacaaatattattattatttaaatgtgtgtcaaaatatttttgttttttgaaatgtatattttattaaaatattactttgctCGTCATAATTTATTTTCCCTAAAATAAAGTACAAGACAAAATAGTAAGTTTACACTTGTATTGTGTAACAATTAAAGTGTCATTAAGTACCTTGTATTGCAAAGTAACTTAAATGCtatagttatttttaaatatatttattacaaaaatatagaatGAGTTTTTAATCTGATTAAGTTACATGAAACCTTTACTTTGATTTTTCAGTTATATTAATGtcttatatgaaatatattttgtttcaaattaaaACTAGATTACTtcctatttattaaataatattaaaataggaaacaaagtttttatatgttttaaatattaatggcCATCgcacgaaattaaaaaattagtgaAACGATTTGTTATTAAGGAGTATCAgtattataaagtataaaatgaacgtaattaaatttgattatagTCACCAAATACGCTACATTGGTGTTGGTGGATTATATTGTGACTTATCAAAATACGCAAAGATGGCTGAAGAAACTGACAGGAGTCAATTGCCACCCGGTTGGGAATGTAGATACGATATCAGAAGTGGACGTCCGtatgtaaatttttgtaaaattacttttatttcattaattaatctgACAGTAAAAGAATactagtaataaaaatatttttactatattgACTCGTGTTATGCAATGATGACTTATTTTATCTCGTCgtttagtaatatttaacaattcattatattgttgaataaaactacaaattatTCAAAGCATTTATTCATGtgttttaaatgataattatataataatcattatagaaaattttatacctaaaaataatataaagtttgatatgtaaaataaaattaaagtattttaatatttgtcaaTTGCTTTCTATATCAATTCGACGGAACgtttttcagatattttataaatcattttaatcgaACAACAACATGGGAAGATCCAAGAGTAAGGTATTGGCAGTATTCTCAGTATATACAATCACAAAATACAATGGCACTGAGTTCTGCTACAACTATAACTTCCCAAGATATACCTATGCAGGTCAGTAGAAAATTCCTGCtgtgtattaaattattgtacGAAATTATCTTTAAATGTACACAATCACTTTcatgtataaacaatatttagaaATGTTCAAATTGCACACATgcacatatttaaaattttttacaatTGCACTCCCAATATATGTGTTTTTATTATATGCACATGCTGCATTtggataaaatataaaatatgatataatataatagactGGAGGAAATGGAGGTGGTGTACATATAGGTTATGCAGGAACTCACAGAGCTCCTCAAATCTATCCAACACCGTCTCCCTATCTTAATCCACAACTTGCATTTTTACCTCCCAGTCTACAGGTAGGTGACTgatttgaaatgtattatttgatttgatacatgATTATATGGTAGAATAAAATGCttattacatagtttcgtattactgattaaaaatatatcttatgattttaaatatttaattgtcaAAGAAACTGGTAGTAATtacaatatgtaatttatataggAGCTAAAAACTCCGTTATCGTTGAAATCGGTTAATGCAATCACAAACAGACTTGGAGATATGACGTTAGGATCACCAACACCTATAAAAAATATGGAGACAAGTCTAATGCAAAATTCAGATACTGAGCTACAGGTCGCTAAAATTAATGCTATGTTCCCAACAGTTTCTGACACCCACATTCGACTTCTCTTAAAAAAGTAAGTTTCAAAAGTTAagagttattgttattataaaatatgtagttAATCTTTTCTAAAACTTAATC
The window above is part of the Nomia melanderi isolate GNS246 chromosome 2, iyNomMela1, whole genome shotgun sequence genome. Proteins encoded here:
- the Sec3 gene encoding exocyst complex component Sec3, with protein sequence MAAIRHTLQREVFTPADEKLLSVCYVSKAYKKKKMSFLCLTTTTDTPPSLLLYQVKKNDKNIFKKKQSWSLGDIQIVDGVKNDSMDIELHIDKVYKWSVTTAQERRTFLSNLYTYSCSIAQRPQFKNIPKEWLIDPSSLKESDSITFTPELLTSPISSDYQPITEKEAVDLKQMMENCEHAVANAELFMETLSKDLSILDGENVQSVLASEARVTQLMNSIEAAITEASIVEARLIAYDEALGRIREVMARVGQKNQAIHTANNNARLLLDQLNTVISQLDISPTHQRILSEAELPGEKEELSQAGAALLKATTAPLPPGLDKLSAVTEQKRRLDKHRAKFSIIVARHLNNLFIHLGNDVGDMSMSTTDLILPTHQAVHYELEPYTELMQLLRALDNKAFVQLTKVYTDTMSKLYKRDLKRFFEEARNKLISKRLQANTSKSSGQKAEDLLNPAPICLLSGEVWAPVGDGNLLDSVLDCMLSQMQPVCLAEQAFCISFLQLDSVLSPSKSSELDETDNVSNGAASPGSVTSTASKKLERQVNEEVRATMAAIFPSLETELNNFIAFLDKIDSFWCMYVLVRLSQHVMSAQDTGSFLSMTFASALIQVKRSFDKFMKTQLQSILCDTKVNRRNKCGILSYVENFEHFAKAAEKIFKNSDRKVDLEKWYTKLVSTMFEAIVIHSREHHKTPQEVIKMENFHHLYDLLSQLKISVLDHERKEAKQKYQDALRAYVTQYFGRPLEKLNLFFEGVQAKVGAGVKESEVSYQMAFSKQELRRVVKEYPAREVKKGLENLYRKVEKHLCEEENLLQVVWREMQGEFIAQYIYIEELIQRCYPDSMVTLEFTIQDILEFFSEIARSH
- the LOC116431992 gene encoding HIG1 domain family member 1C-like translates to MDNTSQWLTAKSMEIPEEALRQTLENNPETTIQEKIYSTAVNKPFLVAGLVGFVVVGGIGAYKWKTRTIPPSLFLIQLRVAAQGTVLACLALGMLGQMYTGYKTYMENKNKK